GAGGGAGGAAGCCAAGCATCGCAATGCTCTGACCAACCGCCTCGGACGGTCATGCCGCATGAATGACGCTCAGACGGAGGCACGAAAGTAGAGATGGGGATGGACAGAATGCCCACGATAGATCGTCGTGAGGCCCAGAGAATGGATGATCGGCCATGACCCGCCTGACGGTGCACCGTCTTCCCCCGTGATTTACCGTTAAATAGCTCCGAGAGTAGGTGAGGGCGCACAAGCTCCGGAGGTTTGGCTAGAGCCGCGCCGAGTTGAGGGCACGTCGGCCCCTGGGAGCCCGGCGCCTTCGGACACCCCGCCCGGGCGTTTGTGCCGCCCACGATGCAGCCGCCTCGTGCTGCATCGTGCACGCAGACGCAAGACATGTACACAAAGTGTGCACGAAGTAGGCCAGTAATGTTCCTTACGTAGGGTAGGGCACGTCtgacagcccgccgccgtgccagAGAAGAGGCTCCAACGATAGAACAACGAGGCCCATCACGATGTGTCGCCACGGGCACTGCGACCCTAGGTCAGTCAGTGCAGTGTCGGAACTGGCTCGAGGTCGCCTGCTCTCCTATTTATTTTATTTCATCGTTCGGCTCACACATGTATACTTACTGTACGTGGTATTTAACTCAGCGGTCGTGCCCTGGGCGCATGGCGCTAgtgctgcaggcggcgccgaggattTATTTCCGAGCACGGAAGGCTTGTGACGCCACGcagaacgacgacgacaacgacaacgacgacacacCGAGAACCAACAACGACAGGCCAGGTTGTCGTCGGTGGTTCAACGGCTGCTGTGTCATCACAGCTCTCGATGCACGGTGCATGGTTacttttcttttctttttcttctcccctccccgtcaCAGACAGGATCGCCATCTTGAGTAACCTAGTTGACATCTCGCGTTGGATTCTGTAGCGGCCGCCTGCGGGATGTCACGCGTGAGTCGGCCACATGTCTCGGCAGCAGGAGGCCCGCCACGCACGCCGCTCCAAGGAAAACAACCTTGCAGGCCAAGGTCAGCGGGGAGCTTCACCTCGACTCGACATCCGTCGATACTACATCCCGTCTCGCGATGGTGACGCCCGTGCCGTgtcccatccatcatcgccgcccgcctgaGGCGCAGACACCtattgccgccgcgccgtcacTTTCGACATTCCCTTCCTTTCCCGCCTgcctttttctttctttcccaCACAGTTGCATCACCTGTGCCCTGCTAATATCATCCACACACACAACGACCGGGCAGTGCTCCCGAGTCCCGACCGACGCGTCAGTTCGTATAGTTATAAAGTACCGGGATGCAGATCAATGCACTCCCGCTCGCTTCGTACCAATTCGGAAGGGATCTGGCCCATCGCGCGGCACTTGCCCTgcagcgcgccgcgccaCTACCACCGAGAACGCCAGCGACCACAAGCCGGCACAGCATGGCATGgtggccctccccccccccccagtcGCACCCAGTTTCAGAGCAACCCTCGAGTCTCAGATATTCGAGCGTGGGTTGCAACGGGGGGGCCCCAtcatgccctcctcctcccccaacCACCCTTTCTGCcatgggatggatgggccctgtccttcctcctcgtgcCACCTTGCTGGAAACTCTGCTACGCCGTCGGGGGCGTTGCGTTTATGCAAACGAGTCCCAGAGTGATGtaggccgccgccagactCTGCCTTCCTTATCGCTTTGAACTTTgaaagaaagagaaagagggaGAAAGCCTCGCACTCCCCCTTCCGTtccctttcctttccttccctcccccccgctgCGAAGTGGTCTTGTAGCCGCTCATTTGAATTCGTAAACTTCATATATATTTTCCCTCCCCGATGCTGCTACCATCCTTCTCCCAGTCAAACGCGGCAAGACACTGTGTGGCCTAACCCTCCTTCGTATCGCGGCGGCCACTCCCACCTCTTCCGGATTTGATCCACGCCAAGTCCCCGTCATGGGTCGCGCCACGACCGCCTTTCTCCGAGTCTTCCAAGCctgcctggccgcggccgggctAGCCCTCACAGGCTTTGGTAAgtctgctctctctctctctccaacaacaacaacgcgCGCCGTATCACATGTCCCACGACTCGTTGCTGACGGAGGAGTCGCGGTGGGTTGTACAGTCATCAACTGGTTCCTGAAAGACacccagcgcggcgcgcccgggGCGCTCGTCTTTCTTGCCTTCGCGTCGGGCTTCTCGCTGGTGTCGGTGCTGGGCCTGGGGctcttggccgcggcggcgccctcgtcacgGACGTGGCGGTGGTTGCCCCGGCAGGTCGGGAGCCCGTACGTGGCGCTCGCTGTTGAGAGCACCAACACGGTGCTGTACTTTGCGGGCTTTTTCGCGTGcgccatcttcctcggcaGGCTGACTTTCTGCGCTGGTTCTGTGTGCCTGGCGAGCCGGGCCGagtcggtggtggcggcggcggccttttgCGCGTGGATCGCGTCGACGGTCctgacggccaagggcatcTTTGTGAATCGGGGCCTGACCGCTGTTGCTACAGCGGCGCCAGATCCCAAGTCGGCAacgtcggcgcgggaggTGTGAGGAGGGATGCGGAACGGGCCGGGGTTTTCTACTTTTCCTACCTTATTTCCTCCTCTTTTATGCaagcgaggcgagcgacATGTACGCATGACGGGAGGCAGTCTACTATTTGGCATGGCATGACGGCGACCACGGCTGTAATGGCTGGCTCAGAGCAAGGGCATACTGCATACGCTTACAGGGGCGGGAGACAAACAGGCAAATATCAACATGGGCGATTGAATGCAACGAGATTATGTACACGATACGGCCTCAGATGGCTGGCTACGCAAGGCAAAGGGGGATGCGCAGGATTGTTGTTTCGATgtaccactactactacagaATGAATTATTTGACGAGAGGGCGATGTACGGCATATTTGATGCCTCACCCAGGACCGTCAGGTGAACCGGCTGCGGCCAACTAGGCTGCCATGGACAGCTTGGTAATGAAAGGGGGTAGAAATGCCCGTGTCGTCACCTTTACAGCATCACGATCCCTGGATAGGGGTCTATCCACTGCCACGCGACACGATAAGCCGATGTGCTTATTAGTATGTATATGCATTGTACCATGAAAAAGGCAAAAGCCGGGCTGATGAGGGGCGGCTGTCGGCAGTCCTGCCGGGCCGTCGGCCGGCACACGCGCACCTTGTTAGAAGCTGTcacggcagcctgctgcaGCCTGCCTAACCaggacgggaggaggaggccccCAACGACCCCACGCGATGAGCCGTGCCACCACCAGTGCAGtggtgcctggcctggcatgGCAGCATGGATGAGGTCAAGGTGgcgcctgccgctgccggtaGTACGTATCACCTCAGTAGGGCTCCGGCCTTCGGCGCTCCTCCCAATCTTGAACCGACCCACAGCCGTCACAGCGTCAAGTTGAGTGAGTGGATCGATCACGAAAACGGATGCGGCTCGTTCGACGTGGAGGGGCACGTCAAGCGTCGAATATGCAGTGCGTCCATACATACaacgtactttgtacacCCACACGAAGTGCAGTAGGACGTGTGGCAGCACACACACTtgacacacacgcacacgcggAAACCTCTTCGTACGTACCCGCTTGTGTCACGGTGGTATTGCAGCATCAGCAACGGACTTTAATATTTCGCTTCTTTCCCAACGGTCAAGCTCCCGCGGTCAAGCAGAGTGACTGCGGACCGCACCCCCAAGTCAAAATCAATCACCAGTGCTCCGTGGCAGGACTTGTTCCgatcctgctcctcctcccgccatCATCTTGACTTTTTTCTCTCCAGAGTTGCTGTCTGTTCGGTTTAGCCGTAATGacgcgagcgccgcggcggcgatggcgtgcTCGCGGGCTCTGGCGCAAGCGGCGGGTTGGCGGCCACTGGAAAGGGAAGGGAACCCCGCAACCCACCCCCACTACAGCTGCGCCGATGCCTTTCATCTTCTGGGGCTCGTTGCCCCTCCACTCCCATCGAGGGCGCCTGGCCCGGCTGGGAGCTCTGGTTGCGCTGCACGGGCGTACTGTACACTACCTGTAATAAGGTGTTGCTGTAGTAGTAGGTTGGTATCAGTTGGGTCGGTGGCTTGCCCGGCTGGCGTGAAGCGGGCATGCAATAACGCAATTCGcacctgccgctgccgctgccgttgccggaGCTGGTGTCCCAGGGGACGAACGGACGGGGTGGTTCATCTTGTCCATgtctctcctcctcctcctcctcctcctcccctccccttcagCCGCTCGAAtcctccccttcttcttccatTCCATACTATTGGGCGCGTCGCAGCAGTAGTACctcttgacgacgacgacgacgacgagcctaCGATTCGTCCTCTAAGCCCGTCTTCCCACCACCGACACCGCAACAATGTCTGACCTGAGCAAGAACTTTGAGACGCTGCAGCTCCACGCGGGGTAAGTCGAATCGTCACTCTCGCGGCACCAGGGGAGAGAGGCTGGCCCAGCGGGTTGGGACTCAGAAGAGGGTTCACGTTTACTGACACCCGAGGTTGTGGTGCGACAGCGCGCAGCCTGATCCCACGACCAAGTCTCGTGCTGTGCCCATCTACGCGACTACGGTAAGACATACGAgcccttgacgacgaggccaatgTCGCTGACGGAGCTGTTGCAGAGCTACACCTTCAATGACTCGGCCCACGGGGCGAGGCTCTTTGGCCTCAAGGAGTTTGGCAACATCTACAGCCGCATCATGAACGTGAGTCTCCGGCCCCCAAACCCACACCCCCCACGGGGTTCctatacttcgtatgtaGTACTTTGCAAAAATCGCTAACGATACGGGCAGCccaccgtcgacgtcttTGAGAAGCgcatcgcggcgctcgagggcggcgtcgccgctctcgccgccgcgtctggCCAGGGTGCCCAGTTCATCGCCATAAACACGCTCGCCCATGCCGGTGACAACATCGTCTCCACATCTAACCTCTACGGCGGCACCTACAACCAGTTTAAGGTCTTCCTCCCGCGCCTAGGCATCCAGACCAagttcgtcgacggcgacaagcccgaggacatcgccgctgccatcgacGAAAAGACCAAGGCCGTCTACGTCGAGAGCATTGGCAACCCGCGCTACAACGTccccgacctcgaggccatcgcaaaggtcgcccacgatgccggcgtgcccctcgtcgtcgacaacacctttggcgccggcggctacTTCATCCGCCCCatcgaccacggcgccgatATCGTCGTCCACTCGGCCACCAAGTGGatcggcggccacggcaccaccattggcggcgtcatcgtcgactcGGGCAAGTTCGACTGGGGAAAGCACGCCAAGCGCTTCCCCCAGTTCGTCGAGCCCTCCGAGGGCTACCACGGCCTCAAGTTCTGGGACACCTTTGGCGCCATCTCCTTCATCatccgcgcccgcgtcgagaTCCTGCGCgacctgggcgccgccctcaaccccttcgccgcccagcagctgctcctcggcatcgagaCGCTcagcctgcgcgccgagcgccacGCCAccaacgccctcgccctcgcaaAGTACCTCGAGAAGAGCCCCTACGTGAGCTGGGTCTCATACCCGGGCCTTGAGAGCCATCCCTACCATGAGGCCGCCAAGAAGTACCTCAAGAAGGGTTCCGGCGGCGTCCTGAGCTTCGgcgtcaagggcggcgccgatgcgggCAGCCAGGTTGTTGACGGCTTCAAGCTCATCTCCAACCTGGCCAACGTTGGCGATGCCAAGACGCTCGCCATTCAGTAAGAGctcccctccctgcccctcCCTTTGGTGTTATCTTCCTTGTCATGTGGTTTGCGAATACTGACCACCGGTAACAGCCCTTGGACAACGACGCACGAGCAGCTCTCGGACGAGGAAAAGGCCAGCTCCGGCGTCACGCAGGACCTGATCCGCATCTCGGTCGGCATTGAGcacatcgacgacatcatcgccgactTCGAGCAGTCCTTcaaggcggcgtcgtcggcaaccACCTCTGGCAACGGATCCAAGCCTGCCGAGGTGACGTCCAAGGACCATGCCGAGGCGCCCGTGGCCCCCTAGATGTATGGgcatggcgacgctgtgATGACAGATGAGCGTTGGGAGGCTGTTCGAATACCCATGATGACCCGAATAAATGAATGAAAGCTCTCTAGGGAAGCTGCCCGCTCTGTTTGTAGCTTCGTAGGCTCCGTGATCTGGCTGCAACTATGTTGAAGAGCTCCCAGTCGGCCTTGGGACGTGGTGTGTTTAAAGGCCCAGGATGCTCAACGATGGGAGCCCACAGCATGAGTGGGTCATGCACCCCTCTGTGGACATTGCCTATTGGTCAGCACCCAGTAGCTCCGtaacctcacctcacctcacctccagctcgccatccgtccagcaccaccatACCACAACCGGCTTCACCTCTCCATCTCGTCTCGCATCTtccccctccatccacccaACCCATTTACTGaccaccgaccgaccgaccgaccacacacgcgcgcgcgcgttcCCCCCTCTTCCGACCATGCAACTCCCCTCCACCCTGCTGGCCCTCCTGccagcgctcgccgccaccgccgccgcggccgccgcgacgacgacgacgacgaccatcACGCTCATCCTGCCCGCGAGCCCCAACCCcttctcgctgccgcccagcacACACGCCACCCTCTCCTCGCTGGGCGCGcaccacgccgcgccgctgtcCACCGTCAACACCTTTGTCTTCCGCAACGTCAGCGCGGGGTCGTACCTGGTGGACGTGCACTGCCCGACGGAGGCGTTTCGGCCGCTGCGTCTCGACGTTgggcccgccgctgccaacgccgccgagaagcggGAGAAGAACAACAacggggaggcggaggcggagggcgagcagcagaGGTTGGTCGTGCAGGCGTGGGAGACGTTTCGCGGCAACGATTGGGGTAACAAGGGCGAGGTGATGGCCCTGACGGAGGGCGGTGCTACTGGTGCTGGCGTGCATGTCCGCTGGATGGGCAAGAAGAATTACTTTATGGAGAGGCCCAAGTGTTtgtcccccgccccctcacccctctctctctcgcgagCGTCTGCGTGAAAAAGGGCCGGTTGAATTCGTTTCGCTAACAGCCGGCCGCAGTCTCCATCCTCAGCATCCTCAAGAACCCCATGATCCTCATGGGTCTGGTCAGCATGctcatcttcatcggcaTGCCGTACCTCATGGACAACAGTATGTGTCTCCTcttaacccccccccccccccctttttttttttcttcctgCGTTCAGAGCTGACCACCGCTGACACGTTTCGCGTGTGCGTGTCTCTTAGTGGACCCCGAGATGAAGGCCGAGTtcgaggcccagcagcgcaagggcggcctggccgctcttctgggcggcggcggcgattccGGCtccggaggcggcgatggcgcgcagcagcagcagccccagaACCCGCTCGGCGACTTCGACATGGCGGCCTTCCTGGCTGgctccaagaagaaggactCTGGCagtgccggcgagggcgcctcCAAGAGCCAAGGTGTCAGGAGATGATGGACCGGGATCGGGACTGGGGGGAGAGGGTGCTGTATCGGTCCACGTCGCGGTGGCAAGGGTGTATTTGTACAGAAATAGATGAGAGGGTCCGTTCGGCGCATGCGGCGCTGCGTCGACTTGTGAGGTTGGTGCAATGGATATATAGACTTGTATGAAAGGTCTGCGGCGTAGTAACGTCCGTCTATAAATTTGACGTTGGGCTCTcatcaccgtcaccaccaccgcgcgtGCCACATGATCGTCGTTGCGCGTCATCTACCGTAATTAAAGTATACACCGTATCAAGCAGCTGTGCCTCCTACATCCACCGCCATTCACTCTTGCACCGGACGTCCACTCTCGACACCCCTACCGCGTGCGCCCCGTATCACCCACTGCCCAACTCATCACGCAGTCCGGCCGCGCTCCCAAACCTTaaaagtcgccgccgtcatagtcgccgccgtcaaagtcgccgtcgtgtccGTCCTCTGCAAAACCACGTTATTAGCATTCCGAGAGCCGAACCCGCTTGCCGGGTCAGTTGCGAGTGGGGGAGCCACTTACGGTATCCGTCCATATATGCCTCCTGCTCGTGGTCGTTGACAGCATTCGCgatgagcgcgccgcccaacacaccggcgcccaggccgagcgcgccgccggccaggcccatacccatgccgcccatgccgcccttgcgttgcggctgctgctgctgctgctgctgtggatAGCCGCcatagccgccgccgtagcccTGCTGCTGAGGGTACCCGCCATAACCGGGCTGTCCGCCGTAAGGGGCGTACTGCTGCGGTGGTGCGTAGCCGCCAtactgctgcggcggcggcggcgactggtagtatccttgctgctgctgaggcgGTTGGGGCGAGtaaccaccgccgccgtagcTCTGTTGCGGCTtgctgcccttgccgccgaaCAGCTTGCCTAGCAGTCCGCCCTTGCTGCGGTCGCGGTCCCCGCGCGGGGGCATCTCTGTAGGAAACTG
The genomic region above belongs to Purpureocillium takamizusanense chromosome 5, complete sequence and contains:
- a CDS encoding uncharacterized protein (EggNog:ENOG503P4J1~TransMembrane:4 (o6-31i43-67o95-120i127-148o)~COG:S) produces the protein MGRATTAFLRVFQACLAAAGLALTGFVINWFLKDTQRGAPGALVFLAFASGFSLVSVLGLGLLAAAAPSSRTWRWLPRQVGSPYVALAVESTNTVLYFAGFFACAIFLGRLTFCAGSVCLASRAESVVAAAAFCAWIASTVLTAKGIFVNRGLTAVATAAPDPKSATSAREV
- the MET15_1 gene encoding Adenosylmethionine cyclotransferase (COG:E~EggNog:ENOG503NVTU), which encodes MSDLSKNFETLQLHAGAQPDPTTKSRAVPIYATTSYTFNDSAHGARLFGLKEFGNIYSRIMNPTVDVFEKRIAALEGGVAALAAASGQGAQFIAINTLAHAGDNIVSTSNLYGGTYNQFKVFLPRLGIQTKFVDGDKPEDIAAAIDEKTKAVYVESIGNPRYNVPDLEAIAKVAHDAGVPLVVDNTFGAGGYFIRPIDHGADIVVHSATKWIGGHGTTIGGVIVDSGKFDWGKHAKRFPQFVEPSEGYHGLKFWDTFGAISFIIRARVEILRDLGAALNPFAAQQLLLGIETLSLRAERHATNALALAKYLEKSPYVSWVSYPGLESHPYHEAAKKYLKKGSGGVLSFGVKGGADAGSQVVDGFKLISNLANVGDAKTLAIHPWTTTHEQLSDEEKASSGVTQDLIRISVGIEHIDDIIADFEQSFKAASSATTSGNGSKPAEVTSKDHAEAPVAP
- the MET15_1 gene encoding Adenosylmethionine cyclotransferase (COG:E~EggNog:ENOG503NVTU) translates to MNPTVDVFEKRIAALEGGVAALAAASGQGAQFIAINTLAHAGDNIVSTSNLYGGTYNQFKVFLPRLGIQTKFVDGDKPEDIAAAIDEKTKAVYVESIGNPRYNVPDLEAIAKVAHDAGVPLVVDNTFGAGGYFIRPIDHGADIVVHSATKWIGGHGTTIGGVIVDSGKFDWGKHAKRFPQFVEPSEGYHGLKFWDTFGAISFIIRARVEILRDLGAALNPFAAQQLLLGIETLSLRAERHATNALALAKYLEKSPYVSWVSYPGLESHPYHEAAKKYLKKGSGGVLSFGVKGGADAGSQVVDGFKLISNLANVGDAKTLAIHPWTTTHEQLSDEEKASSGVTQDLIRISVGIEHIDDIIADFEQSFKAASSATTSGNGSKPAEVTSKDHAEAPVAP
- a CDS encoding uncharacterized protein (TransMembrane:1 (n6-17c22/23o183-201i)~EggNog:ENOG503P3QI~SECRETED:SignalP(1-22~SECRETED:cutsite=AAA-AT~SECRETED:prob=0.2763)~COG:S), whose product is MQLPSTLLALLPALAATAAAAAATTTTTTITLILPASPNPFSLPPSTHATLSSLGAHHAAPLSTVNTFVFRNVSAGSYLVDVHCPTEAFRPLRLDVGPAAANAAEKREKNNNGEAEAEGEQQRLVVQAWETFRGNDWGNKGEVMALTEGGATGAGVHVRWMGKKNYFMERPKFSILSILKNPMILMGLVSMLIFIGMPYLMDNMDPEMKAEFEAQQRKGGLAALLGGGGDSGSGGGDGAQQQQPQNPLGDFDMAAFLAGSKKKDSGSAGEGASKSQGVRR
- a CDS encoding uncharacterized protein (EggNog:ENOG503Q4N0~COG:A) translates to MADFAPPPGPPPPKAPEVPAGWAARWNEQYKEWFYVNVYTKKSQWEKPTAPVFPIDENAPDEPPPGYEPGGVTAPTDTKKNPYEDRSGNHGGTAASSAHDEDAKLAAKLQAEEDARARGSSPGGGAAASYMQQPQQQSSTGGSYPPEQFPTEMPPRGDRDRSKGGLLGKLFGGKGSKPQQSYGGGGYSPQPPQQQQGYYQSPPPPQQYGGYAPPQQYAPYGGQPGYGGYPQQQGYGGGYGGYPQQQQQQQPQRKGGMGGMGMGLAGGALGLGAGVLGGALIANAVNDHEQEAYMDGYQDGHDGDFDGGDYDGGDF